In Bactrocera oleae isolate idBacOlea1 chromosome 5, idBacOlea1, whole genome shotgun sequence, a genomic segment contains:
- the LOC106620577 gene encoding mitochondrial outer membrane protein SLC25A46, translating to MRCELCGSNQRDVIQYGHFIGKQNIMVHTNCLFFSSGLQGLRDDYGVYSFLLNEISNQRRLFNGRNCCYCKKNLANISCSHSGCQRTFHFICGLQNGTRNQFVPPYRSYCHRHVRVPKYRPKANELCCICYENIFAKTTKFNPATMLRSPCCRKYWFHKLCLQTYAHSAGDLFRCPLCNNNDNFLTTMRYWGVFVPEAIGHVELLQNVYAIVEEELPRCLFEDGYINSYHGIRYDDLYLPKSESKGLMWFSWFIENVISHPFIVLRQQCQVNIVALRFHLLPFSLVPIIIQLYSRQGAATFWKGLGCSLILKGISWLVGKYTFTGETSLIACVIRQCIEAATLVLKRSCLMSTVGSILVPHLSSNSCKQQISLKSLFFPYMCMEIAKYEFRALVKVSTLAFLRKNRLCATWELEIQKMEIKSDLIARIITEVAFYPLETILHRLLLQGTDTIIDNLDNGKSMQKQLTYYQGIGDCYNTIVSMEGYTGLYKGFGALFMQFSMHTVILNVGMWIFS from the exons ATGCGGTGTGAGCTTTGCGGTTCTAATCAACGAGATGTAATACAATATGGTCACTTTATCGGCAAGCAAAACATAATGGTGCATACAAATTGCTTG ttcttTTCTTCTGGACTACAAGGGCTTCGTGATGATTATGGGGTTTACAGCTTCTTACtaaatgaaatttcaaatcaaCGCAGACTTTTCAATGGAAGG AATTGCTGCTATTGTAAAAAGAACCTTGCAAATATAAGTTGCAGTCATAGTGGTTGTCAACGTACTTTTCACTTCATTTGCGGCCTACAAAATGGGACCAGAAATCAATTTGTGCCACCCTATCGTTCGTATTGTCATCGGCATGTTAGGGTGCCCAAGTATCGTCCAAAAGCGAATGAACTTTGCTGTATTTGCTATGAAAACATTTTTGCGAAAACTACTAAATTTAATCCAGCGACAATGCTGCGCTCGCCCTGTTGTCGCAAATATTGGTTTCACAAATTGTGTTTGCAAACGTATGCACACTCAGCTGGCGATTTGTTTAGATGTCCACTatgtaataataatgataacTTTCTAACTACTATGCGCTATTGGGGTGTGTTTGTTCCGGAAGC taTTGGGCATGTTGAATTACTACAAAATGTATATGCAATCGTAGAAGAAGAATTACCGAGATGTTTATTTGAAGATGGGTATATAAATTCATACCATGGTATAAGGTACGATGATTTATACCTTCCTAAATCTGAAAGCAAAG GCTTGATGTGGTTCAGCTGGTTCATCGAGAATGTGATCTCTCATCCTTTTATTGTATTGCGGCAACAATGTCAAGTTAACATCGTAGCCCTAAG gTTTCATTTACTGCCTTTTTCATTGGTGCCAATCATAATACAACTGTATTCTCGTCAAGGTGCTGCAACATTTTGGAAAGGTCTTGGTTGTAGCCTTATTTTAAAAGGCATTTCATGGCTGGTAGGAAAGTACACTTTCACAG gcGAAACGTCGTTAATTGCTTGTGTAATACGCCAATG TATCGAAGCTGCTACACTTGTACTAAAAAGAAGTTGTTTAATGAGCACTGTAGGAAGTATACTGGTACCCCATCTCAGTTCGAATAGCTGCAAACAACAGATATCGTTAAAATCACTATTTTTTCCTTACATGTGTATGGAAATTGCTAAATATGAATTTAG AGCGCTGGTAAAAGTCTCTACTTTAGCTTTTTTGCGTAAGAACAGATTGTGTGCAACATGGGAGTTGGAAATccaaaaaatggaaattaaatcTGATCTGATTGCACGCATTATTACCGAGGTTGCATTTTATCCGTTGGAAACCATTCTGCACCGCCTTCTACTACAGGGTACGGACACTATTATTGATAATCTCGATAATGGTAAGAGTATGCAAAAGCAATTAACGTATTATCAAGGGATCGGAGATTGTTATAATACCATTGTAAGTATGGAAGGTTACACAGGGCTTTACAAAGGTTTTGGTGCCttatttatgcaattttctATGCATACTGTAATTTTGAATGTTGGAATGTggatattttcttaa